The Juglans microcarpa x Juglans regia isolate MS1-56 chromosome 2S, Jm3101_v1.0, whole genome shotgun sequence genome has a window encoding:
- the LOC121252509 gene encoding uncharacterized protein LOC121252509 yields MKIDLLSAGSNKVVRNKPKIGLNPLISYNGKRKIRFVPIPITRSRRVWRVKRKTGLFEVGSTWGIGIETFVMECPSPQVTQERPIVGVTPLVNVLPEKTMAPTSKLKENGVTPRSEGDVGSIEVAHKGSPEVKGLAANSESPMVTITLPLESTNGVVEEVRDLTIGLSLVPCEDKCLGPGVQLGTVSGEDVVP; encoded by the coding sequence ATGAAAATAGACTTGCTTTCAGCTGGAAGCAACAAGGTCGTAAGAAACAAGCCTAAGATAGGCCTTAATCCTTTAATCTCATATAACGGAAAACGGAAAATCAGATTCGTCCCCAtccctataaccagatccagAAGAGTGtggcgggtcaaaaggaaaaCTGGGTTATTTGAAGTGGGTTCTACGTGGGGTATCGGCATAGAGACATTCGTGATGGAATGCCCTTCGCCACAGGTGACACAGGAAAGACCGATAGTCGGTGTTACACCCTTGGTCAATGTTCTCCCCGAAAAAACTATGGCTCCCACGTcgaagttgaaggaaaatggcgTAACGCcgaggtctgaaggagatgtagggTCCATTGAAGTTGCACATAAAGGGTCgccagaggtgaagggacttgctgCCAACTCGGAATCTCCAATGGTGACTATAACCTTACCATTGGAGAGTACCAATGGAGTTGTTGAGGAGGTACGGGATTTGACTATAggtttgtcgttggtgccttgCGAGGATAAATGTTTAGGACCTGGTGTTCAGTTGGGAACTGTGTCTGGGGAAGATGTTGTCCCCTAG
- the LOC121253573 gene encoding protein FAR1-RELATED SEQUENCE 5-like, which produces MEKEKEDASRIIAPITNPSTQDISRPLHPNYMPSYYGPVPHAWLPPFVPPPSVSPYPWSNQQDPWSSTVAATSSAAIPMMGPPPTAYPYQWSNQQHPWNTTSAATSSTATLSSSAPASSTAALYSSVILMMGPPPIAYPYQWSNEQYPWISTSAPMSSSASSVSSSVAVSSSVQTSASVAASSCSALPTFIPPTSTNPFPCGSEENKVQQSDSVEEISEATLDSIEEAGTDGGDITEEPKPGMRFESEDELMNYYKHYGNQCDFPVMTQRSKREKDETVKYVTVGCARGGKARNRASNVSKPRPTSKTDCKAKMNVMLKDGKLCVTSVLNTHNHVLSPKKSRFFRCNREVNESVRRVLDTNDEAGIRINKSFHALVTEAGGFENVPFGEKDCRNYIDKARHLPLGKGGAQALFEYFIRMQYKNNGFFSLMELDDDDRLKNVFWADARSRGAYNYFGDVVTFDTTYLKNRYGMPFAPFVGVNHHGQSILLGTDLISSEDTESFVWLFKAWLDCMDGKTPNTIITDQDRVMKNAIAIVFPNTRHRYCLWHILRKVPEKLGSHGQYKCGLKSKLLYCVYDSLTIEEFENSWKSLIDTFNLHENAWLQSLYAEREFWVPIYLKNSFWAGMSTTQRSESMNAFFDGYMHARTNLKEFVDQFDNALKKKVENENQADFNSFNFIIHCISHLALEKKFQDVYTNTKFKEVQQKIMGMIYCHCRFEKMEGVIAIYSVDDQVKAKDFIKEVTYTLYFNEAKCEAKCVCGLFEMRGIICRHILAIFSAKKVRELPEKYILDRWRKDIKRAYTIISTSYDAVDQRPETVRYKRILRTFNEVITNAVSCDGHTEEMISKFFVMNEVWRISKPSNTYSNVGGSTVNAFTEGSLKKVLSLHVVRGKGRPPCKRRMSMMEERVKKIKTKTTNKRKDQGKSRLPQRRRLDIKPLENNENQLGLSEMRMQENVETPIMVNEESGQHPVMGTQESIQLGMDGTQPDTAD; this is translated from the exons atggagaaagaaaaagaagatgcaTCCCGCATAATCGCTCCTATCACAAATCCATCAACGCAG GACATATCAAGACCACTGCATCCAAATTACATGCCAAGTTACTACGGTCCAGTGCCTCATGCGTGGTTACCACCTTTTGTGCCTCCTCCAAGTGTTAGCCCATATCCATGGAGCAACCAG CAAGACCCATGGAGCTCTACTGTCGCTGCCACGTCAAGTGCCGCCATACCAATGATGGGACCTCCTCCAACTGCGTACCCATATCAATGGAGCAACCAG CAACACCCATGGAACACTACCTCAGCTGCCACGTCAAGTACTGCTACCTTGAGTAGTTCCGCTCCCGCGTCAAGTACTGCTGCCTTGTATAGTTCCGTCATACTAATGATGGGACCTCCTCCAATTGCATACCCATATCAATGGAGCAATGAG CAATACCCATGGATCTCTACTTCCGCTCCCATGTCTAGCTCCGCAAGTAGTGTTAGCTCTAGTGTAGCTGTCAGTTCTAGTGTACAAACCAGCGCTAGTGTCGCTGCTAGCTCTTGTTCGGCTTTACCAACATTTATTCCTCCAACTTCTACCAACCCATTTCCATGTGGTAGTGAG GAAAATAAAGTGCAGCAAAGTGACtctgttgaagaaattagtGAGGCTACATTAGACTCGATAGAA GAGGCTGGCACTGATGGGGGTGATATCACTGAGGAGCCAAAGCCAGGAATGCGCTTTGAGTCGGAGGATGAGTTAATGAATTACTATAAACATTACGGAAATCAATGTGATTTTCCGGTAATGACACAAAGGAGTAAAAGAGAGAAGGATGAGACTGTGAAATATGTCACTGTGGGATGTGCTCGAGGTGGCAAGGCACGAAATAGGGCATCAAACGTCTCCAAGCCTCGGCCAACAAGCAAAACAGACTGTAAGGCAAAGATGAATGTCATGTTAAAGGATGGGAAGTTGTGTGTCACATCCGTATTGAACACACACAATCATGTGCTCAGTCCAAAAAAATCCAGGTTCTTCAGATGCAACAGAGAAGTTAATGAGTCTGTTAGGAGAGTGTTGGATACAAATGATGAGGCTGGCATACGGATTAATAAGAGTTTTCATGCTCTTGTCACTGAGGCGGGTGGGTTTGAGAACGTACCATTTGGAGAAAAAGATTGTCGTAACTACATTGACAAGGCACGACACCTGCCCCTTGGTAAAGGTGGTGCTCAAGCATTGTTTGAGTATTTTATAAGGATGCAATACAAGAATAATGGCTTTTTCAGCCTCATGGAATTGGACGATGATGACAGActgaaaaatgtgttttgggcGGATGCCCGTAGTAGAGGGGCCTACAACTACTTTGGAGATGTGGTAACATTCGATACCACATACCTGAAAAATAGGTATGGAATGCCATTTGCACCTTTTGTGGGTGTAAATCATCATGGACAGTCAATCCTGTTGGGTACAGACCTTATTTCAAGTGAGGATACAGAATCGTTTGTTTGGTTATTTAAAGCTTGGCTTGATTGCATGGATGGAAAAACACCTAATACTATTATTACAGATCAAGATCGTGTAATGAAAAATGCCATCGCCATTGTTTTTCCCAACACGCGGCATAGATATTGCTTGTGGCACATATTGCGAAAGGTTCCTGAGAAACTTGGTTCCCATGGTCAATACAAATGTGGCCTGAAAAGTAAGTTGCTATATTGTGTATATGACTCTCTTAcaattgaggagtttgagaattCTTGGAAAAGCCTCATTGATACTTTCAACTTGCATGAAAATGCATGGTTGCAAAGCTTATATGCGGAAAGAGAGTTTTGGGTGCCGATATATTTAAAGAACTcgttttgggctggaatgagtacaactcAACGtagtgagagcatgaatgctTTCTTCGATGGCTACATGCATGCCAGAACAAATCTTAAAGAATTTGTTGATCAGTTCGACAATGCTCTCAAGAAAAAAGTTGAGAATGAAAACCAAGCtgacttcaattcatttaactTCATCATTCATTGCATATCACACTTGGCTCTTGAGAAGAAGTTTCAAGATGTATacacaaatacaaaatttaaggAGGTTCAACAAAAGATAATGGGAATGATATATTGTCATTGTCGTTTCGAGAAAATGGAGGGAGTAATCGCAATTTACTCGGTCGATGATCAAGTAAAGGCTAAAGATTTCATCAAGGAGGTTACGTATACTCTTTACTTTAATGAGGCCAAGTGTGAGGCGAAGTGTGTTTGTGGGTTGTTTGAGATGCGAGGGATAATATGTAGACATATTCTTGCCAtcttttcagctaagaaagtcCGTGAGTTACCAGAGAAGTACATATTAGACCGGTGGCGGAAAGACATAAAACGGGCTTATACTATTATTTCGACCAGTTATGACGCTGTTGATCAGAGACCCGAAACTGTTAGGTATAAACGTATTTTGAGAACTTTCAATGAGGTAATAACTAATGCAGTTTCGTGCGATGGGCATACTgaggaaatgatttcaaaattttttgtaatgaaTGAGGTTTGGCGCATATCGAAGCCCTCCAACACATATTCCAATGTTGGAGGAAGTACCGTGAATGCATTCACAGAAGGAAGTTTGAAGAAGGTGCTAAGTCTCCATGTTGTCAGAGGCAAGGGAAGACCCCCGTGTAAGAGGAGGATGTCCATGATGGAGGAAAGagtgaagaaaattaaaactaagactACGAATAAGAGAAAAGATCAGGGAAAAAGCAGATTG cCTCAGAGGCGTAGATTGGACATCAAACCATTGGAAAACAATGAAAACCAACTCGGTCTATCGGAAATGAGGATGCAAGAAAATGTAGAAACTCCCATAATGGTCAATGAAGAAAGTGGACAACATCCAGTGATGGGGACACAAGAAAGT ATACAACTAGGAATGGATGGAACGCAGCCAGATACGGCAGATTGA